A genome region from Carassius gibelio isolate Cgi1373 ecotype wild population from Czech Republic chromosome A23, carGib1.2-hapl.c, whole genome shotgun sequence includes the following:
- the LOC127944779 gene encoding tumor necrosis factor receptor superfamily member 5: protein MQTVVFICFLVTLLYLVSCCDEDTHYWKQDKCCKKCGPGKRMLKDDNCDDPRCQDCLDGEYQSGFTSDTKCERQPSCDPNLHFQPQMNPSKTSLSKCQCEAGYYCTQEDDCDTCRKRTVCKAGEKILIEGSQFGDTVCEPCKNGTFSTHESAVTCKEWTICEHGFDKNAPGSSTSDRICVDDRRAHRGAVVVGVVALLLILIGIAATLYFTKGNKCWKELHKHFNKGRSHEHLDVEKPIYQQPVEVDEPVSPSPSNVTENGNVVEQERGKEPVYPSAESNSYSYSYS from the exons ATGCAAACAGTTGTCTTTATCTGTTTTCTG GTCACATTGCTGTACCTTGTGTCGTGTTGTGATGAGGACACACATTACTGGAAGCAAGATAAATGCTGCAAGAAGTGTGGACCAG GTAAGAGGATGCTGAAGGATGACAACTGTGACGACCCACGCTGTCAGGACTGCCTGGACGGAGAGTATCAGAGCGGCTTCACCAGCGACACCAAATGTGAACGCCAGCCCAGCTGTGACCCCA atttacattttcAGCCACAAATGAATCCCAGTAAGACCAGTTTAAGCAAATGTCAGTGTGAAGCTGGATACTACTGTACGCAAGAAGACGACTGTGACACTTGTAGGAAACGCACAGTTTGCAAGGCAGGAGAGAAAATCCTCATAGAAG GTTCACAGTTTGGCGATACTGTGTGTGAGCCATGTAAAAATGGAACATTCTCCACCCATGAGTCAGCTGTCACTTGCAAGGAATGGACAAT ATGTGAACATGGATTTGATAAAAACGCTCCTGGCAGTTCAACCTCAGACCGAATCTGTG TGGATGATAGACGCGCTCACAGAGGTGCAGTTGTGGTTGGAGTTGTAGCACTTCTGCTCATCTTAATTGGAATTGCTGCAACATTATACTTCACAAAAG GAAATAAATGCTGGAAAGAG CTCCACAAACACTTCAATAAAGGAAGATCGCATGAACATCTAGATGTTGAGAAACCAATCTATCAACAGCCTGTGGAGGTCGATGAACCCGTGAGCCCCTCACCAAGTAACGTGACTGAAAATGGAAATGTTGTAGAACAAGAGAGGGGCAAAGAACCTGTCTATCCAAGTGCTGAAtcaaattcatattcatattcatattcatag
- the LOC127944778 gene encoding iroquois-class homeodomain protein IRX-1, with protein MPALPTGFGNFFMDRNISMPAGYHLLGCPPGMQQPPPHLVGMAGVPLPFSGIPGYCFIPYPHAGHLAHISNSYDLKAASPYHPALLGRGGPYYTPYRPMPADDPSRVTKVATRESTSALKVWLSEHLKNPYPTKGEKIMLAIVTKMSLTQVSTWFANARRRLKKENRVSWASKGKSDDEDDDGESEEEGSLRKGSDDEDEIDPQTVEEEEDVAGSKSVEDRLAEGLDEQKGSDKSDTSFESKKEVCKQNVEVQKPKIWSLAETATSDIVKKPSDLKHLHIPGKWWAGWPSRDTSPVNLSTHDLLKQRQ; from the exons ATGCCTGCTTTACCAACGGGGTTTGGAAACTTCTTCATGGACAGAAACATCAGCATGCCCGCTGGATATCATTTATTGGGCTGCCCGCCAGGAATGCAGCAGCCACCGCCTCATCTTGTGGGAATGGCTGGGGTTCCCTTACCCTTCTCAGGAATACCGGGATACTGTTTCATCCCTTATCCTCATGCGGGACACCTTGCACACATT TCAAATTCCTATGACCTCAAGGCTGCATCTCCGTATCACCCAGCTCTTCTCGGACGTGGAGGACCCTATTACACCCCATATCGTCCCATGCCAGCTGATGACCCGAGTAGAGTCACCAAAGTGGCCACTAGAGAGAGCACCAGCGCTTTGAAGGTGTGGCTCAGCGAACACCTGAAAAACCCATATCCCACCAAAGGTGAGAAGATCATGCTCGCCATCGTCACCAAGATGAGCCTCACGCAGGTGTCCACGTGGTTCGCCAACGCCCGGCGCCGCCTGAAGAAGGAGAACCGGGTCAGCTGGGCCTCCAAAGGAAAATCCgacgatgaggatgatgatggtgagAGCGAAGAGGAGGGGTCTTTGAGAAAAGgcagtgatgatgaagatgaaatcGATCCTCAAACggttgaggaggaggaggatgttgCGGGGTCAAAGTCGGTCGAGGACCGTTTAGCGGAAGGACTGGATGAGCAAAAGGGAAGTGACAAGTCTGACACGTCGTTTGAGAGCAAAAAAGAGGTGTGTAAACAAAACGTGGAGGTCCAGAAACCTAAAATCTGGTCTCTCGCCGAAACCGCGACTTCAGATATCGTCAAGAAACCCAGCGATCTGAAACATCTCCACATTCCAGGCAAGTGGTGGGCTGGGTGGCCTTCACGGGACACCTCACCCGTGAACCTCTCCACACATGACCTTCTCAAACAAAGGCAATGA